One window of Homoserinimonas aerilata genomic DNA carries:
- a CDS encoding phytoene desaturase family protein — protein MTPAGRYDAVIVGGGHNGLTAAAYLARAGRRVLLLERLDHVGGAAVSAPAFDGVDARLSRYSYLVSLLPQRVIDELGLDIRLARRRFSSYTPDPTDPRRGLLVDDSSQDATGASFDRIGAPPEEAALFAEFYEHCRALTEVLWPSLTRELSTRSEARQAVADAGAERVWQAMIERPIGEVIAEHLANDLVRGVVLTDALIGTFARAEESSLVQNVCFLYHLVGGGTGEWDVPIGGMGAVTAELARAASEAGAELLTGAEVESVTPDGAVRYRRDGSIHEVQADRILSGVAPAVLERLLGESVPVTTGAHPSRQEGAQVKVNLLLSRLPRLRDESVTPEQAFGGTFHVNETWQQLASAYEQAAVGSVPSPLPCEIYCHTLADPSILSPQLRDRGVHSLTVFGLHVPSRLVTEENNERRRAELQVAVLASLDSVLAEPIESLLLTDAHGRPCIETKTTLDLERELGMPCGNIFHGGLEWPFLEDDAPRDTAAERWGVATRHPRILLCGSGARRGGGVSGIGGHNAAMAVLAEDG, from the coding sequence GTGACTCCGGCAGGGCGCTATGACGCGGTGATCGTCGGCGGCGGCCACAACGGTCTCACCGCCGCGGCGTATCTCGCCCGGGCGGGCCGCCGCGTGCTGCTCCTGGAGCGGCTCGACCATGTGGGCGGCGCCGCGGTCTCCGCGCCCGCGTTCGATGGCGTCGACGCCCGGCTGTCGCGCTACTCCTATCTGGTGAGCCTGCTCCCGCAGCGCGTGATCGATGAGCTGGGCCTCGACATCCGTCTCGCCCGTCGGCGCTTCTCCTCGTACACGCCCGACCCGACCGATCCGCGGCGGGGTCTGCTCGTGGATGATTCCTCGCAGGACGCGACCGGCGCATCCTTCGATCGCATCGGCGCTCCACCCGAGGAGGCGGCCCTGTTCGCCGAGTTCTATGAGCACTGCCGCGCGCTCACCGAGGTGCTGTGGCCGAGCCTCACGCGGGAGCTGTCCACGCGCAGCGAGGCGCGGCAGGCGGTGGCGGATGCGGGGGCCGAGCGGGTCTGGCAGGCCATGATCGAGAGACCCATCGGCGAGGTCATCGCCGAGCATCTCGCGAATGATCTCGTTCGCGGGGTGGTGCTCACGGATGCTCTCATCGGCACTTTCGCCCGCGCCGAGGAGTCGAGCCTGGTGCAGAACGTCTGCTTTCTGTACCACCTGGTGGGCGGCGGCACGGGCGAGTGGGATGTTCCGATCGGCGGCATGGGCGCGGTCACCGCGGAGCTGGCCCGTGCGGCATCCGAGGCGGGGGCGGAGCTTCTCACGGGCGCCGAGGTCGAGTCGGTGACTCCGGATGGCGCGGTGCGCTACCGCCGCGACGGCAGCATCCACGAGGTGCAGGCCGACCGCATACTCTCCGGTGTGGCTCCCGCTGTTCTCGAGCGTCTGCTCGGCGAAAGCGTCCCCGTCACTACTGGCGCGCATCCGTCACGGCAGGAGGGAGCGCAGGTGAAGGTCAATCTGCTGCTCTCCCGGCTGCCGCGACTGCGTGACGAGAGCGTCACACCGGAGCAGGCGTTCGGCGGCACCTTCCACGTGAACGAGACCTGGCAGCAGTTGGCCTCCGCCTATGAGCAGGCGGCGGTGGGGAGCGTGCCCAGCCCGCTGCCCTGCGAGATCTACTGCCACACGCTGGCCGATCCGAGCATCCTCTCTCCGCAGTTACGGGATCGGGGTGTGCACAGCCTCACGGTCTTCGGTCTGCATGTGCCGTCCCGGCTGGTCACGGAGGAGAACAACGAGCGGCGGCGGGCCGAGCTTCAGGTCGCCGTGCTGGCCTCGCTCGACAGTGTGCTCGCCGAGCCCATCGAGTCGCTGCTGCTCACCGATGCGCACGGCAGGCCTTGCATCGAGACGAAGACGACGCTCGATCTCGAGCGCGAGCTGGGTATGCCGTGTGGCAACATCTTCCACGGCGGGCTCGAGTGGCCGTTCCTGGAGGACGATGCGCCGCGCGACACAGCGGCCGAGCGCTGGGGCGTGGCGACGCGGCATCCGCGCATCCTGCTCTGCGGCTCCGGTGCCCGACGGGGTGGCGGGGTCTCCGGCATCGGCGGACACAATGCCGCGATGGCGGTGCTCGCCGAAGACGGTTAG
- a CDS encoding alpha/beta fold hydrolase, translating to MSFVTVGQENSTPIELFYEDHGQGQTVVLIHGYPLNGRSWERQEAALLKAGYRVVTYDRRGFGQSSQPVTGYDYDTFAADLAVLLDTLDVTDAVLVGFSMGTGEVARYIANHGSARVAKAAFLASLEPFLLQTDDNPTGVSKSVFDGILEAATGDRFAWFDGFFANFYNTDDTLGTRLSEAALRNSWNVAASSSWFAAAGVVPTWLTDFRGDIPKIDVPTLILHGTADQILPIDSTGRPFSKLLPDATYVEVEGAPHGLLWTHAEEVNEALLAFLAS from the coding sequence ATGTCATTCGTCACCGTCGGCCAAGAGAACTCGACCCCCATCGAACTGTTCTACGAAGACCACGGGCAGGGCCAGACGGTCGTGCTCATCCACGGCTATCCGCTGAACGGGCGCTCATGGGAGCGACAGGAGGCCGCGCTTCTCAAGGCCGGCTACCGGGTCGTCACCTATGACCGCCGCGGTTTCGGCCAGTCGAGCCAGCCGGTCACCGGCTACGACTACGACACGTTCGCCGCCGACCTGGCCGTTCTGCTCGACACGCTCGATGTGACGGATGCCGTGCTCGTCGGCTTCTCGATGGGAACGGGTGAGGTGGCGCGCTACATCGCGAACCATGGTTCTGCGCGCGTCGCGAAGGCGGCGTTCCTCGCCTCGCTCGAACCGTTCCTGCTGCAGACGGATGACAACCCGACGGGGGTGTCGAAGTCTGTCTTCGATGGCATCCTCGAGGCTGCGACGGGTGACCGCTTCGCCTGGTTCGACGGCTTCTTCGCCAACTTCTACAACACGGATGACACGCTCGGCACGCGCCTCAGCGAGGCGGCGCTGCGCAACAGCTGGAACGTGGCGGCCTCCTCGTCGTGGTTCGCGGCGGCAGGAGTCGTGCCGACCTGGCTGACCGACTTCCGCGGCGACATCCCCAAGATCGACGTGCCGACACTCATCCTGCACGGCACCGCCGACCAGATCCTGCCCATCGACTCCACGGGCCGGCCGTTCTCGAAGCTGCTGCCCGACGCCACCTATGTCGAGGTCGAGGGAGCCCCGCATGGGCTGCTCTGGACGCACGCCGAGGAGGTCAACGAGGCGCTGCTCGCGTTCCTGGCGAGCTGA
- the ddaH gene encoding dimethylargininase, with amino-acid sequence MTLSQPVPTAVTRRPSKRRVLMCRPEFFTVSYRINPWMHPEDPTDTSLAVTQWQALYDIYIGLGFEVDLIDPIAGLPDMVYSANGGFVLDGVAYGARFTYPERQPEGPAYMEWFAKAGLKVHEPRETNEGEGDFLLVGDVILAGSGFRSDSASHQELAEVFGRKVISLELVNPSFYHLDTAIAVLDPAPGEGEAANIAYLPSAFSDESLAILRERYPDAIIATEEDAAVLGLNSFSDGYNVVIASRAKDFERQLRERGYNPIGVDLSELLLGGGGVKCCTLEVRS; translated from the coding sequence ATGACGTTGAGCCAGCCTGTTCCGACCGCGGTGACGCGGCGGCCCTCCAAGCGCCGCGTGCTCATGTGCCGGCCGGAGTTCTTCACCGTGAGCTACCGCATCAACCCGTGGATGCACCCGGAGGATCCGACCGACACCTCGCTCGCCGTGACCCAGTGGCAGGCCCTCTACGACATCTACATCGGCCTCGGCTTCGAGGTGGATCTCATCGACCCCATCGCAGGCCTGCCTGACATGGTCTACTCGGCCAACGGCGGCTTCGTGCTCGACGGCGTGGCCTACGGCGCCAGGTTCACCTACCCGGAGCGCCAGCCGGAGGGCCCCGCCTACATGGAGTGGTTCGCGAAGGCCGGGCTGAAGGTGCACGAGCCGCGCGAGACGAACGAGGGCGAGGGCGACTTCCTGCTCGTCGGCGATGTCATCCTTGCCGGAAGCGGCTTCCGCAGCGACTCCGCCAGCCATCAGGAGCTTGCCGAGGTTTTCGGCCGCAAGGTCATCAGCCTGGAGCTGGTCAACCCCAGCTTCTACCACCTCGACACGGCCATCGCCGTGCTCGACCCCGCGCCGGGGGAGGGTGAGGCCGCAAACATCGCCTACCTTCCCTCGGCGTTCAGCGACGAGAGCCTCGCCATCCTGCGCGAACGCTACCCCGACGCCATCATCGCCACGGAGGAGGACGCCGCAGTGCTCGGCCTGAACTCCTTCAGCGACGGCTACAACGTCGTCATCGCATCCCGCGCGAAGGACTTCGAACGCCAGCTGCGCGAGCGCGGCTACAACCCCATCGGCGTCGACCTCTCCGAGCTGCTGCTCGGCGGCGGCGGCGTCAAATGCTGCACCCTGGAGGTCCGGTCATGA
- a CDS encoding proline dehydrogenase family protein, which produces MQQSASQPPVRAAELADVTIDTVRRWLAESADTVADPSAERLSGLLKDPHGLDFTIGFVDRVIRPSDLRVAGRNFERLSRRVPRFLPLWMRIFIQLGGGFAVLLPWFVVPIARAVFRRMVGHLVLDADPRHLDKRLQQLRSTGVRLGINLLGEAVLGEAEADRRLAGAFELLGRHDVDYVSVKVSAIAGKANLWAYDETVRRVVDRLTPLYEFAANSPSTKFVNLDMEEFRDLDLTIDVFTTLLEKPGLERLEAGIVVQAYLPDALGAQQRLTEWATARRAAGGAGIRVRLVKGANLAMERVDAELHDWPLATLPSKLDTDANYKRMLDWALTPERTDAVRIGVAGHNLFDVAFAWQLAQARSVIGRIEFEMLLGMAPAQADVVRRHVGGVLLYTPVVRSAEFGSAIAYLVRRLEENASDDNFMSAVFSLADDSTLFDREAGRFRASLARLDEPVAATNRTQDRSNPVDEVLGKSSEDFSNSADTDPSIAANRAWGRQLLYRAGSSGLGGALVTASAVHDEAALERVIESRMRAGAAWAERPATERAGLLREAAPVLAAYRGRFIETLVSEVGSTLAEADIEASGAVDLAHYYALLAPGLEQVENAEFEPGTLTVVAPSAITPIADTAGAALAALAAGSAVIVLPAHQARRSAAIVVEALHEAGAHPELLSLVVPEKPELARALVAHPSAQNMVFSGDADSVRLMRSWRPDRPPLAQPGGVNSIIVTPSADPDLAVADLVASAYGHAGQGRDSVKLAILVGSVAESQSFRRQLVDAASTRRPGPANEATTGIGPLIDPARGGALSALTTLDGEETWLLRPTQTDDEARHWSPGIRDGVTPDAAFARSAPPVPVLGLVAVETLEEAIEVQAAGRGTVAGIHSLDAEEIAYWVDRVDSGTVVVNRATTGLQVGRQPIGGWRGAGHAAGGPDHLLSYGQWRPVFAEPRQNVLLSGVDDQARRIIEAAQPAMGFAEFDLVRAGAESDEIAWQQHYAATDPAGLTAQRNVQRYLPAPTTIRLAEGASQAQLVRVIAAAARAGAPISISSAEPIASGLVTAFGHPAAPVRVDSVVIETDARWHARLQAGDVRTPHIRLIGGDAGATATVLAAAPEVALFAGPVTTSGRLELLPFLRAQSVSITAHRYGNPDPEMALLEF; this is translated from the coding sequence ATGCAGCAGTCTGCTTCGCAGCCCCCCGTCCGCGCAGCCGAACTCGCCGACGTGACAATCGACACCGTCCGTCGCTGGTTGGCGGAAAGCGCCGACACCGTCGCCGACCCCTCCGCCGAGCGCCTCTCCGGGCTGCTCAAGGACCCCCACGGCCTCGACTTCACCATCGGGTTCGTCGACCGCGTCATCCGGCCATCCGACCTGCGCGTCGCCGGACGCAACTTCGAACGCCTCTCACGGCGGGTGCCCCGCTTCCTGCCCCTGTGGATGCGCATCTTCATCCAGCTGGGCGGCGGATTCGCGGTTCTGTTGCCGTGGTTCGTCGTGCCCATCGCCCGCGCCGTGTTCCGCAGGATGGTCGGCCACCTCGTGCTCGACGCCGACCCGCGCCACCTCGACAAGCGCCTACAGCAACTGCGCAGCACAGGCGTGCGCCTCGGCATCAACCTGCTCGGTGAGGCCGTGCTCGGTGAAGCAGAAGCCGACCGCAGACTCGCCGGCGCCTTCGAACTGCTCGGCCGCCACGACGTCGACTACGTCTCCGTCAAGGTCTCCGCCATCGCAGGCAAAGCCAACCTGTGGGCCTACGACGAGACAGTGCGGCGGGTCGTCGACAGGCTCACGCCGCTGTACGAATTCGCCGCGAACTCCCCGTCGACCAAATTCGTGAACCTCGACATGGAGGAATTCCGCGACCTCGACCTCACCATCGACGTCTTCACAACCCTGCTCGAGAAACCCGGGCTCGAACGACTCGAAGCCGGAATCGTCGTACAGGCCTACCTGCCCGACGCACTCGGAGCCCAGCAACGCCTCACCGAATGGGCGACCGCGCGCCGTGCTGCAGGCGGTGCGGGCATCCGGGTACGCCTCGTGAAAGGCGCCAACCTGGCCATGGAGCGGGTTGACGCCGAACTGCACGACTGGCCGCTCGCCACCCTGCCCAGCAAACTCGACACCGACGCCAACTACAAGAGAATGCTCGACTGGGCGCTCACTCCCGAACGCACGGATGCGGTGCGCATCGGCGTCGCAGGTCACAACCTCTTCGACGTGGCCTTCGCCTGGCAGCTGGCCCAGGCGCGAAGCGTCATCGGCCGCATCGAATTCGAGATGCTGCTCGGCATGGCACCCGCCCAGGCCGACGTCGTGCGACGGCACGTCGGCGGGGTACTGCTGTACACGCCCGTGGTGCGCTCCGCCGAATTCGGGTCGGCGATCGCCTACCTCGTGCGCAGGCTCGAAGAGAACGCCAGCGACGACAACTTCATGTCCGCAGTCTTCTCGCTCGCCGACGACAGCACGCTCTTCGACCGCGAAGCGGGCCGCTTCAGGGCCTCACTCGCCCGCCTCGACGAACCCGTCGCCGCCACCAACCGCACCCAGGACCGATCCAACCCGGTCGACGAAGTGCTCGGCAAGAGCAGCGAAGACTTCAGCAACAGCGCCGACACCGACCCCTCCATCGCCGCCAACAGGGCGTGGGGGCGCCAACTGCTGTACCGCGCGGGCAGCTCCGGTCTGGGCGGCGCGCTCGTGACAGCATCCGCAGTGCACGACGAAGCAGCGCTCGAACGGGTCATCGAATCACGGATGCGCGCAGGCGCGGCCTGGGCGGAACGGCCCGCAACAGAAAGGGCCGGGCTGCTGCGCGAAGCCGCCCCCGTGCTCGCCGCCTACAGGGGCCGCTTCATCGAGACCCTCGTCTCCGAAGTCGGCAGCACCCTCGCCGAAGCCGACATCGAAGCCAGCGGCGCGGTCGACCTGGCCCACTACTACGCGCTCCTCGCGCCCGGCCTCGAACAGGTCGAGAACGCCGAGTTCGAACCCGGCACGCTCACCGTCGTCGCGCCATCCGCCATCACCCCCATCGCCGACACCGCAGGGGCGGCGCTCGCCGCGCTCGCCGCTGGCAGCGCCGTCATCGTTCTGCCCGCGCACCAGGCGCGCCGCAGCGCCGCGATCGTCGTCGAAGCCCTCCACGAGGCGGGCGCCCACCCCGAGCTGCTGTCGCTCGTCGTGCCGGAGAAACCCGAACTCGCCCGCGCCCTCGTCGCGCACCCCTCAGCGCAGAACATGGTGTTCAGCGGCGACGCGGACTCGGTGCGCCTGATGCGCTCCTGGCGGCCCGACCGACCGCCGCTCGCGCAGCCGGGCGGGGTCAACTCGATCATCGTCACACCCAGCGCCGACCCCGACCTCGCCGTCGCCGACCTCGTCGCCAGTGCATACGGGCACGCCGGGCAGGGCCGCGACAGCGTGAAACTCGCCATCCTCGTCGGATCGGTCGCCGAATCGCAGAGCTTCCGGCGGCAACTCGTCGACGCCGCATCCACCCGCAGACCCGGCCCCGCAAACGAAGCGACGACCGGCATCGGGCCGCTCATCGACCCCGCCCGCGGAGGCGCGCTCAGCGCCCTCACCACGCTCGACGGAGAAGAAACCTGGCTGCTGCGGCCCACCCAAACCGACGACGAGGCGCGGCACTGGTCGCCCGGCATCCGCGACGGCGTCACACCCGACGCCGCCTTCGCCCGCAGCGCCCCACCCGTGCCCGTTCTCGGCCTCGTGGCCGTCGAAACCCTCGAAGAGGCCATCGAAGTACAGGCGGCCGGGCGCGGCACAGTCGCCGGCATCCACTCGCTCGACGCCGAAGAGATCGCCTACTGGGTCGACCGGGTCGACAGCGGAACCGTCGTCGTCAACCGCGCCACAACAGGCCTGCAGGTGGGCCGGCAGCCCATCGGCGGATGGCGCGGCGCCGGCCACGCAGCCGGCGGACCAGACCACCTGCTCAGCTACGGCCAATGGAGGCCCGTCTTCGCGGAACCCCGACAGAACGTGCTCCTCAGCGGCGTCGACGACCAAGCCAGACGCATCATCGAGGCCGCACAGCCAGCGATGGGCTTCGCCGAATTCGACCTCGTGCGCGCCGGCGCCGAAAGCGACGAAATCGCCTGGCAGCAGCACTACGCCGCCACCGACCCGGCCGGGCTCACCGCACAGCGCAACGTGCAGCGGTACCTGCCCGCGCCCACCACCATCCGGCTCGCAGAAGGCGCCTCCCAGGCGCAGCTCGTGCGCGTCATCGCGGCAGCTGCACGGGCGGGCGCCCCGATCTCCATCAGCAGCGCCGAACCGATCGCTTCCGGCCTTGTGACCGCATTCGGGCATCCGGCGGCACCCGTTCGCGTCGACAGCGTCGTGATCGAAACGGATGCGCGCTGGCACGCCAGACTTCAGGCCGGCGACGTGCGCACCCCGCACATCCGCCTCATCGGCGGCGATGCCGGCGCGACCGCCACAGTGCTCGCCGCCGCGCCCGAGGTGGCGCTGTTCGCGGGGCCCGTCACCACATCCGGCAGGCTCGAACTGCTGCCGTTCCTGCGCGCACAATCCGTCAGCATCACCGCACACCGCTACGGCAACCCCGACCCCGAGATGGCGCTGCTCGAGTTCTAG
- a CDS encoding ArsR/SmtB family transcription factor: MKPKGYGSVDDRLNAVFSALGDPTRRAILLRLRDGDATVAQLAEPFDISQPAVSKHLKVLEAAGLITRRTEGTARYSHLEADPIAEATRWAREFSEFWDSSFDEDDAIDDPFLRSDGWII, translated from the coding sequence ATGAAACCGAAGGGTTATGGTTCTGTGGACGATCGGCTCAACGCTGTCTTCTCGGCCCTCGGGGACCCCACGCGGCGTGCCATCCTGCTTCGGTTGAGGGACGGAGACGCGACCGTCGCCCAGCTCGCCGAACCCTTCGACATCAGCCAGCCGGCCGTGTCGAAACACCTCAAAGTGCTCGAAGCCGCGGGCCTCATCACGCGCCGCACGGAGGGCACCGCCCGCTACAGCCACCTCGAGGCGGACCCCATCGCGGAGGCCACCCGCTGGGCCCGCGAATTCAGCGAGTTCTGGGACTCCAGCTTCGACGAGGACGACGCCATCGACGACCCCTTCCTCCGCAGCGACGGCTGGATCATCTGA
- a CDS encoding FAD-binding oxidoreductase, protein MPANPPALSPDLVAALASRVSGPVLTPSDEGFAQEVAGFNLAIPLIPDVAVGANSQADVVEAVRFAAANSLPLRIHATGHGTHHPISDGVLLVTRRLNAVSVDPETRIASIGAGANWADVTAAAAPHGLTGIPGSSVTVGAVGYILGGGLGPLARSHGVSSDWVRGFTVVTASGDVVEANAAEHPDLFWALRGGKGGLGVVTEMRLELVPLESVYAGSLFFAEEHIEAALRGWIEWSSSADDSVTTSVAVVNFPAFEAVPEPLRGRRVLTLRFAHPGDEAEGRRLAAPLRALAPALIDAIGVLPTSQLRLIHNDPDEPGNGWSAGALLNDLDQAFADALLAAVGPGTNSPVIAVEIRHMGAAAAHDVAGGSAVGGRDSGFTLSVIGVPDPSLFDSVLPAFHAGLLASLDEWVSPETTINFAGDPHDRESFESAWPPLIFERLDAVRRLYDPSGLFTYGPPAG, encoded by the coding sequence ATGCCCGCGAACCCTCCCGCCCTTTCTCCTGATCTCGTCGCCGCACTCGCCTCCCGGGTCTCCGGCCCGGTCCTGACTCCGTCCGATGAGGGCTTCGCGCAGGAGGTGGCCGGGTTCAATCTTGCGATTCCCTTGATTCCGGATGTCGCGGTGGGCGCAAACTCGCAGGCGGATGTCGTCGAGGCGGTCCGCTTCGCCGCTGCGAACTCCCTCCCCCTCCGCATCCACGCGACGGGCCATGGCACCCATCACCCGATCTCCGATGGGGTGCTGCTGGTCACCCGACGTCTGAACGCGGTCTCGGTCGATCCCGAGACTCGCATCGCCTCGATCGGCGCGGGTGCGAACTGGGCCGATGTGACCGCCGCGGCAGCGCCGCACGGTCTCACCGGCATCCCGGGGTCGTCTGTCACGGTGGGCGCCGTCGGTTACATCCTGGGCGGCGGGCTCGGCCCGCTCGCACGCAGCCACGGCGTCTCGAGCGACTGGGTGCGCGGTTTCACCGTTGTGACGGCGAGCGGCGACGTGGTCGAGGCGAATGCCGCGGAGCATCCGGATCTGTTCTGGGCTCTGCGCGGCGGCAAGGGCGGGCTCGGTGTCGTCACAGAGATGCGACTGGAATTGGTGCCGTTGGAGTCTGTCTATGCGGGCTCGCTTTTCTTCGCCGAGGAGCACATCGAGGCGGCCCTGCGCGGCTGGATCGAGTGGTCTTCTTCGGCTGACGACTCGGTGACGACGTCGGTGGCGGTGGTGAACTTTCCGGCATTCGAGGCTGTTCCGGAACCGTTGCGGGGTCGCCGCGTGCTCACTCTGCGGTTCGCCCATCCCGGCGATGAGGCAGAGGGCCGCAGGCTTGCCGCCCCGCTGCGCGCTCTCGCCCCGGCGCTCATCGATGCGATCGGCGTGCTGCCGACCTCGCAGTTGCGCCTTATCCACAACGACCCCGATGAGCCGGGCAACGGGTGGAGTGCCGGCGCACTTCTGAATGACCTCGATCAGGCTTTCGCCGACGCCCTGCTCGCTGCGGTGGGGCCGGGCACGAACAGCCCTGTGATCGCCGTCGAGATTCGCCACATGGGGGCGGCAGCGGCGCACGACGTCGCGGGCGGTTCGGCTGTCGGCGGCCGCGATTCGGGTTTCACGCTCTCCGTCATCGGCGTTCCCGATCCGTCGCTCTTCGACTCGGTGCTTCCCGCCTTCCATGCGGGCCTGCTCGCCTCGCTCGACGAATGGGTGTCGCCCGAGACGACCATCAATTTCGCGGGCGATCCGCACGACCGCGAGTCGTTCGAGAGCGCCTGGCCGCCGCTCATCTTCGAGCGTTTGGATGCTGTACGCCGCCTGTACGACCCCTCCGGTCTCTTTACCTACGGGCCACCTGCTGGTTAA
- a CDS encoding isopenicillin N synthase family dioxygenase, translating to MSDQTLPILDLSRLQQGPEEAAAFRRELREATHDYGFFYLVGHGVPQRLLDGIVSTARDFFALPDADKMEIENLKSPHFRGYTRIGGELTQGQVDWREQIDIGPEREAVEKGADVAPYWALEGPNQWPSALPQLREVVDEWQAALEDVSITLMRAWAESLGASPDVFDDAFAHNPSTLIKIVRYPGRDEPEPQQGVGAHKDFGVLTLLYVEEGKGGLQVEKDGDWIDAPPVEGAFVVNIGELLEVATEGYLKATVHRVVSPGPGQERISVPFFFAPALDTTIPALHLPPELKALAHGITADVVGSPLYSTYGENSLKSRLRAHPDVAAIHHPELVQQPAAAH from the coding sequence ATGAGTGACCAGACCCTCCCCATCCTCGACCTCTCACGCCTGCAGCAGGGCCCCGAAGAGGCGGCGGCGTTCCGGCGCGAACTGCGCGAGGCGACGCACGACTACGGCTTCTTCTACCTCGTCGGGCACGGCGTCCCGCAGCGCCTCCTCGACGGCATCGTGTCGACCGCCCGCGACTTCTTCGCGCTTCCGGATGCCGACAAGATGGAGATCGAGAACCTCAAGAGCCCCCACTTCCGCGGCTACACCCGCATCGGTGGCGAGCTCACCCAGGGTCAGGTCGACTGGCGCGAACAGATCGACATCGGCCCCGAGCGTGAGGCCGTCGAGAAGGGCGCCGACGTGGCCCCCTACTGGGCACTCGAGGGCCCCAACCAGTGGCCGAGCGCGCTGCCGCAGCTGCGCGAGGTCGTCGACGAGTGGCAGGCGGCCCTCGAAGACGTCAGCATCACACTCATGCGCGCCTGGGCGGAATCGCTCGGCGCATCCCCCGACGTCTTCGACGACGCCTTCGCCCACAACCCGTCGACGCTGATCAAGATCGTGCGCTACCCGGGCCGCGACGAGCCGGAACCGCAGCAGGGCGTCGGCGCCCACAAGGACTTCGGCGTGCTCACCCTCCTCTACGTGGAGGAGGGCAAGGGCGGTCTGCAGGTCGAGAAGGACGGCGACTGGATCGACGCACCGCCCGTCGAGGGCGCATTCGTCGTCAACATCGGTGAGCTGCTCGAGGTCGCCACCGAGGGCTACCTGAAGGCGACCGTGCACCGCGTCGTCTCGCCCGGCCCCGGCCAGGAGCGAATCTCGGTGCCGTTCTTCTTCGCGCCCGCGCTCGACACGACCATCCCTGCGCTGCACCTTCCGCCCGAGCTGAAGGCGCTCGCACACGGAATCACAGCGGATGTCGTGGGTTCGCCCCTGTATTCGACGTACGGCGAGAATTCGCTCAAGAGCAGGCTGCGCGCCCACCCGGACGTCGCCGCCATCCACCACCCGGAGCTCGTGCAGCAGCCGGCAGCCGCCCACTGA
- a CDS encoding Lrp/AsnC family transcriptional regulator, with protein MDKLDHGIISLLRQNARAGYGDIGAVIGLSASAVKRRVDRLVADKVIRGFTIQVDPSVDGYATEAYVELFCRGTVAPAELRRMLSDVPEVVDASTVSGSADAIVHIRSRDITSLEAALERVRNAPNVDHTRSSIVLSRLIHRSRD; from the coding sequence ATGGACAAGCTGGACCACGGAATCATCAGCCTGCTGCGCCAGAACGCTCGCGCAGGCTATGGCGACATCGGCGCGGTCATCGGCCTGTCGGCATCCGCCGTAAAACGCCGCGTCGACCGGCTCGTCGCCGACAAGGTGATCCGCGGCTTCACCATCCAGGTCGACCCCTCGGTCGACGGCTACGCCACCGAGGCCTACGTCGAGCTGTTCTGCCGCGGCACTGTCGCGCCTGCAGAGCTGCGCCGGATGCTCTCCGACGTTCCCGAGGTCGTCGATGCGAGCACGGTCAGCGGCAGCGCGGACGCGATCGTGCACATCCGCAGCCGCGACATCACCAGCCTGGAGGCCGCGCTCGAACGCGTGCGGAACGCGCCCAACGTCGACCACACGCGCAGCTCCATCGTGCTGTCGCGCCTCATCCACAGGTCACGCGACTGA
- a CDS encoding DUF1653 domain-containing protein, which produces MNIEGTYRHFKGGIYTVVGVARHSETEEELVVYRSPAGELWVRPRDMFFGTTIVDGQEVARFERLSN; this is translated from the coding sequence ATGAACATCGAGGGCACGTATCGGCATTTCAAGGGCGGCATCTACACGGTCGTCGGCGTCGCCCGGCACAGCGAGACGGAGGAGGAGCTGGTCGTGTACCGCTCGCCTGCCGGCGAACTGTGGGTGCGACCGCGCGACATGTTCTTCGGCACGACCATCGTCGACGGGCAGGAGGTCGCGCGCTTCGAGCGCCTGAGCAACTAA